The Lycium barbarum isolate Lr01 chromosome 10, ASM1917538v2, whole genome shotgun sequence genome includes a region encoding these proteins:
- the LOC132613936 gene encoding zeatin O-glucosyltransferase-like, which produces MTLAQSGDKEDRTEVRNSDLSTSMCSYDVVVVMVPFPVQGHLNQLLQLACLISSSYDLPVYYVGSATLNRQARVRANALNSSDIAKIHFHDIPTPEFASPPPDFSGSSKYPLHHQPLWDASLLLREPIASFLRDISSKSRRIVVVHDYFMSYNVQDVSSLPNAESYICNCISAFNLYCFACLFSGMFVQLGEELLKKLPSFETVMPDELRGFIDSQVQYKDIRSGDIHNTSKVIEGEFLDLLAQVASKQNKKQWAVGPILPTKIDRASNRENICLEWLNKQPPRSVLYISFGTTTSFSDREIKELATGLERSKQKFIWVLRDADRGDIFAGEPRRIELPEGFEERVKEVGLVVRKWAPQPQILAHSSTGGFMSHCGWNSCIESITMGVPIAAWPMHSDQPRNSFLVTEMLKTGLIVREWEKREELVSASTIENIVSKLMASEEGDVIRKRAEELGEAVRRSTEKGGASRIELDAFISHITR; this is translated from the coding sequence ATGACACTAGCTCAATCAGGAGACAAGGAGGATCGGACAGAAGTACGAAATTCCGATCTTTCTACTTCCATGTGTAGCTATGACGTGGTTGTAGTCATGGTTCCATTTCCAGTTCAAGGCCATCTCAATCAACTTCTTCAACTTGCCTGTTTAATCTCCTCATCATATGATCTTCCTGTCTATTATGTTGGCTCAGCCACACTTAACCGTCAAGCTCGGGTTCGAGCCAACGCCTTAAATTCTTCAGACATAGCCAAAATCCATTTCCATGACATTCCAACTCCTGAATTTGCATCACCTCCACCTGACTTTAGTGGCTCGAGCAAATATCCATTACATCATCAGCCATTATGGGATGCTTCTTTGCTTCTGCGCGAGCCCATTGCTTCCTTTTTACGCGATATCTCCTCTAAATCGAGGCGAATCGTTGTTGTTCATGATTACTTTATGTCGTATAATGTTCAGGATGTTTCTTCCTTGCCCAACGCTGAGTCCTATATATGTAATTGCATATCAGCTTTCAATTTGTACTGTTTTGCATGCTTATTTAGTGGAATGTTTGTCCAGCTTGGAGAAGAATTGCTTAAAAAGCTACCCTCCTTTGAAACAGTGATGCCAGATGAACTCAGGGGCTTTATAGATTCTCAGGTTCAGTATAAGGATATTAGATCAGGTGATATCCATAATACAAGCAAAGTAATTGAAGGCGAGTTTCTTGATTTGCTTGCACAGGTAGCAAGTAAACAGAACAAGAAACAATGGGCAGTCGGACCAATTCTGCCTACTAAAATAGATCGTGCCTCGAATAGGGAGAATATATGTTTGGAGTGGCTGAATAAACAACCCCCGAGATCGGTTCTTTATATATCTTTTGGAACAACAACTTCATTTTCCGATAGAGAAATCAAGGAGCTCGCGACGGGATTAGAACGAAGCAAACAGAAGTTCATATGGGTGTTAAGAGACGCCGATAGAGGAGATATTTTTGCTGGAGAACCTAGAAGAATTGAGCTTCCAGAAGGGTTTGAGGAAAGGGTAAAAGAAGTAGGCTTAGTGGTAAGAAAATGGGCACCACAACCACAAATCTTGGCTCATTCTTCCACAGGCGGGTTCATGAGTCATTGTGGCTGGAATTCTTGCATAGAGAGTATTACTATGGGGGTGCCTATAGCTGCTTGGCCTATGCACTCTGACCAACCGAGAAATAGTTTCTTGGTGACGGAAATGTTGAAAACAGGCCTGATTGTGAGGGAGTGGGAGAAACGTGAGGAGCTGGTGAGTGCATCTACCATTGAGAACATCGTGAGCAAGCTGATGGCATCTGAAGAAGGTGATGTAATTAGGAAAAGAGCAGAAGAA